The proteins below are encoded in one region of Vogesella indigofera:
- a CDS encoding efflux transporter outer membrane subunit, whose protein sequence is MLAKCPLALLIAAGLLTGCAVGPDYARPDMPMPERYLGAAAVEQRQAATSADLAAWWTGFGDPHLSRYVMLALEQNLDLAQASARVVQARAGLGAAKAALLPAGHVSGQAARAYQSLETPVGQVLNSTPGFDRYGNAYEADLGASWELDLFGGLRRGREAALAEYQASAAGNTATRLAVAAQTADIYISIRGLQTRLDVARRQVQKQQALLKTIQLLYGKGLAAELQVSQAEGALAQVQASVPVLETGLDAAMNALDVMLGSSPGTHRAELAEGGAIPVAPRIAATGSPGELLRRRPDLIVAERRLAASNARIGVAIAEYYPKLSLSGLIGSATAVSAGNLFTSGASQAAGVLGLRWRLFDFGRINAQIDQARGQEAERLAAYRLAVLRASEDVENAFSALVKREEQAAVLARGVDSLGRARSASFAAYQKGVVSLIEVLQADESLLRAADAQALAQTESARAAVAAFKALGGGWQPRESEVQASK, encoded by the coding sequence GTGCTAGCCAAATGCCCCCTTGCCTTGCTTATCGCCGCCGGTCTGTTGACCGGCTGTGCCGTCGGTCCCGATTATGCCCGGCCCGATATGCCGATGCCTGAACGGTATCTGGGCGCTGCCGCAGTGGAACAGCGACAGGCGGCCACCAGCGCCGACCTGGCTGCATGGTGGACGGGGTTCGGCGATCCGCATCTGAGTCGATACGTCATGCTGGCGTTGGAACAGAATCTCGATCTCGCGCAGGCATCGGCTCGCGTCGTTCAGGCGCGGGCGGGCTTGGGGGCGGCCAAGGCCGCGTTGCTACCGGCTGGTCATGTCAGCGGCCAGGCCGCCAGAGCCTACCAATCCCTTGAAACGCCCGTGGGGCAAGTCCTGAATTCGACACCGGGTTTCGACCGTTATGGCAATGCCTACGAGGCCGACCTCGGTGCCAGCTGGGAACTGGACCTGTTTGGTGGCTTGCGCCGTGGACGGGAAGCGGCGCTGGCCGAGTATCAGGCTTCGGCAGCCGGTAATACGGCGACTCGCCTCGCGGTGGCGGCCCAGACCGCCGACATCTATATCAGCATCCGCGGATTGCAAACCCGTCTGGATGTCGCCCGACGACAGGTGCAGAAACAGCAGGCGCTGCTCAAGACCATCCAGCTGTTGTACGGCAAGGGCTTGGCGGCCGAACTGCAGGTGAGCCAGGCCGAAGGGGCGCTGGCCCAGGTCCAGGCCTCCGTACCGGTGCTCGAAACGGGGCTGGACGCGGCCATGAACGCACTGGATGTGATGCTGGGTTCATCACCCGGCACGCATCGCGCCGAGCTGGCCGAAGGCGGGGCCATCCCTGTCGCCCCACGCATTGCCGCCACCGGCTCGCCGGGCGAGTTGCTCCGGCGCCGGCCCGACCTGATCGTGGCCGAGCGCCGTTTGGCGGCGTCGAATGCACGTATCGGCGTCGCCATTGCCGAGTATTACCCCAAGCTTTCCCTGAGCGGCTTGATCGGCAGTGCGACGGCAGTGTCCGCCGGCAATCTGTTCACCAGCGGTGCCAGCCAGGCTGCCGGCGTGCTGGGGCTGCGCTGGCGTCTGTTCGATTTTGGGCGCATCAACGCGCAGATCGACCAGGCCAGGGGCCAGGAGGCCGAGAGGTTGGCCGCATATCGGCTGGCCGTACTGCGGGCAAGCGAGGACGTGGAAAACGCCTTCTCGGCCTTGGTCAAGCGCGAGGAACAGGCTGCCGTGCTGGCACGGGGCGTGGACTCGCTCGGCCGTGCCCGGTCGGCTTCGTTTGCCGCCTATCAAAAAGGGGTGGTCAGCCTGATCGAGGTGCTGCAAGCCGATGAAAGCCTGCTCCGCGCCGCCGACGCACAGGCACTGGCGCAAACGGAATCGGCACGCGCGGCGGTCGCCGCCTTCAAGGCGCTTGGCGGTGGTTGGCAGCCCCGTGAATCCGAAGTGCAGGCAAGCAAGTAG
- a CDS encoding TetR/AcrR family transcriptional regulator — protein MKNTHTSPAAARGPADHEVRDQIVAAATEHFSRYGYEKTTVSDLAKAIGFSKAYIYKFFESKQAIGEMICANCLREIEDDVRAAVDAAERPPEKLRRMFKTIVEASLRLFFQDRKLYEIAASAAGERWQATVAYEARIQHLLQDIVQQGRLSGDFERKTPLDETAKAIYLVMRPYLHPLLLQYNFDNTEEAPAQLSSLVLRSLSP, from the coding sequence ATGAAGAATACACACACCTCCCCCGCTGCCGCCCGCGGACCGGCCGACCACGAAGTACGCGATCAGATCGTTGCCGCCGCCACCGAGCACTTCAGCCGCTATGGCTACGAGAAGACCACGGTGTCCGACCTCGCCAAGGCCATCGGTTTTTCCAAGGCCTATATCTACAAGTTCTTCGAGTCCAAGCAGGCCATCGGCGAGATGATCTGCGCCAACTGCCTGCGCGAGATCGAGGACGATGTCAGGGCGGCGGTGGACGCAGCCGAGCGGCCGCCCGAGAAACTGCGGCGGATGTTCAAAACCATTGTAGAGGCCAGCCTGCGGCTGTTTTTCCAGGACCGCAAGCTCTACGAAATCGCGGCCTCGGCCGCCGGCGAACGCTGGCAGGCGACGGTCGCCTACGAGGCGCGCATTCAGCACTTGCTGCAGGACATCGTGCAGCAGGGGCGACTGAGCGGAGACTTTGAGCGCAAGACGCCGCTCGACGAAACCGCCAAAGCGATTTACCTGGTGATGCGCCCTTACCTGCACCCGCTGCTGTTGCAGTACAACTTCGACAATACCGAGGAGGCACCCGCGCAACTCTCCAGCCTGGTGCTGCGCAGCCTGTCGCCGTAA
- a CDS encoding aminodeoxychorismate/anthranilate synthase component II, whose product MLLMIDNYDSFTYNLVQYFGELGQEVKVFRNDEITLEEIEALAPQYLVLSPGPCTPNEAGISVPAIHHFAGKLPIMGVCLGHQSIGQAFGGKIIHAKQLMHGKVSPVAHHDIGMFRDIPNPVTCTRYHSLVIERESLPDCLEITAWTDDGEIMGVRHKTLPIEGVQFHPESILTQHGHQMLDNFLKEFA is encoded by the coding sequence ATGCTACTGATGATCGACAACTACGACTCCTTCACCTACAACCTCGTGCAGTACTTCGGCGAGCTGGGGCAGGAAGTCAAGGTCTTCCGCAACGACGAAATCACGCTGGAAGAAATCGAGGCACTGGCGCCGCAGTACCTGGTGCTGTCGCCCGGCCCGTGCACGCCGAACGAGGCCGGTATCTCGGTGCCGGCCATCCACCACTTTGCCGGCAAGCTGCCGATCATGGGCGTTTGCCTCGGCCACCAGAGCATCGGCCAGGCCTTCGGCGGCAAGATCATCCACGCCAAGCAGCTGATGCACGGCAAGGTGTCGCCGGTGGCGCACCACGATATCGGCATGTTCCGCGACATCCCCAACCCGGTGACCTGCACCCGCTACCACTCGCTGGTGATCGAGCGCGAGTCGCTGCCGGACTGTCTGGAGATCACCGCCTGGACCGACGACGGCGAGATCATGGGCGTGCGCCACAAGACGCTGCCGATCGAGGGCGTGCAGTTCCACCCCGAGTCCATCCTGACCCAGCATGGCCACCAGATGCTGGACAACTTCCTGAAAGAATTCGCCTAA